One region of Leptospiraceae bacterium genomic DNA includes:
- a CDS encoding transposase: MRVYTKEFKLESVRLYIANEKNKKKTARDLGIPVCTLKSWIEKHMNEAVNKPKEKPKKRDYEKELKEKDKLIQRLEDENLILKSQ, encoded by the coding sequence TTGAGAGTATATACAAAAGAATTTAAATTAGAGTCAGTAAGACTTTACATTGCAAATGAGAAAAATAAAAAGAAGACAGCGCGGGATTTAGGAATACCCGTATGTACGCTGAAAAGTTGGATTGAGAAACATATGAATGAAGCTGTAAATAAACCAAAAGAAAAGCCCAAGAAAAGGGACTATGAAAAGGAACTGAAAGAGAAAGATAAACTCATTCAAAGATTAGAAGACGAGAATTTAATTTTAAAAAGTCAATAG